From the genome of Psychrilyobacter atlanticus DSM 19335, one region includes:
- a CDS encoding ABC transporter permease, with amino-acid sequence MSNNDNLNKQHEKIISPTRQIMEKFKHNKLAMVGLISFMFLVVVIVGAQIFVHVTNYDLANVDISQKYMRPSMDHLFGTDAQGRDLFLRVLAGGWISIQVGLLSTFLSVVLGVSIGAVAGFFGGKVDTLIMRGTEIVSSFPFLAIAMTISAIFMDLDPQLRLYLIIFILGFLRWTGLARMVRGQILSLREQEFIVATKALGISSFNQITKHLIPNVLTYVIVSGTLTFAGAILMESSLSYLGLSVTEPIPTWGRLISLSAKNAIIMTNYWWTWIFPGIALFILIMSINVIGEGLRDAVDPKSQYVTKEQRIRIKEKRKREKERQRRRKLAKAAV; translated from the coding sequence ATGAGTAATAACGATAATTTAAATAAACAGCATGAAAAAATCATTTCTCCTACAAGACAGATAATGGAAAAATTTAAACACAATAAATTAGCTATGGTTGGACTTATCTCATTTATGTTTTTAGTTGTTGTTATAGTGGGAGCTCAAATATTCGTACATGTGACTAACTATGATTTAGCAAATGTAGATATATCTCAAAAATATATGAGACCAAGTATGGATCATCTATTTGGAACAGATGCCCAGGGAAGAGATTTATTTCTAAGAGTATTAGCAGGTGGATGGATCTCTATACAAGTAGGTCTATTATCTACTTTCTTATCTGTGGTATTAGGAGTTTCAATTGGAGCTGTAGCAGGATTCTTTGGTGGAAAAGTAGATACACTAATCATGAGAGGAACAGAGATTGTTTCATCATTTCCATTTTTAGCAATTGCAATGACTATATCTGCTATATTCATGGATTTAGATCCACAGCTTAGATTATATTTGATAATCTTTATTCTGGGATTCTTAAGATGGACTGGATTAGCAAGAATGGTAAGGGGACAGATCTTATCCCTTAGAGAACAAGAGTTTATAGTAGCAACAAAAGCTTTAGGGATCAGTAGTTTTAATCAAATAACAAAGCATTTAATTCCAAATGTATTAACATATGTAATCGTTAGTGGAACTCTGACATTTGCAGGAGCAATCCTTATGGAATCTTCACTATCATATTTAGGATTATCAGTTACGGAGCCTATCCCTACATGGGGAAGACTTATCAGTTTATCTGCTAAGAATGCCATTATAATGACAAATTACTGGTGGACTTGGATCTTCCCAGGAATTGCATTGTTTATCTTAATAATGAGTATCAATGTAATAGGAGAAGGGTTAAGAGATGCTGTAGATCCAAAATCTCAATATGTTACCAAAGAGCAGAGAATAAGAATCAAAGAGAAGAGAAAAAGAGAGAAAGAAAGACAAAGAAGAAGAAAATTAGCAAAGGCGGCGGTGTAG
- a CDS encoding ABC transporter permease — protein MENEKQQGKLSTLFDNVFPYVKYIGNRLFHLLPVVIIISIVIFTLIQLMPGDPILAMINPETTANMTEEQRVAYIETMRKVLGYDKPVIVRYFLWWKDVLTANFGYSVALNKPINEFIGSYIMNSFKVNIVGFVIAFLIAIPIGIKSAVKKNTRYDKVVTVMSMVGISLPSFFMALLLVLLFSAVLRILPFSGMIDPRGVRPEYVYYILPVSVIVLSSLAGLIRYIRNAMIEVLKADYIRTSRAKGLSEKVVIYRHAFKNALIPVITIIGFWIPALFGGSIIVEKIFAWPGMGLLMNQAYQFKDRGVLSTVLLFFAVLTLFANLFIDVGYALVDPRIKARRIK, from the coding sequence ATGGAAAATGAAAAACAGCAAGGAAAATTGAGCACTCTATTTGATAACGTATTTCCCTATGTGAAATACATAGGAAACAGATTATTTCACCTGTTACCAGTTGTAATTATAATTTCAATAGTAATATTCACTTTGATACAATTAATGCCGGGAGATCCTATCCTTGCCATGATAAACCCAGAAACAACTGCTAATATGACAGAGGAACAAAGGGTAGCGTATATAGAAACCATGAGAAAAGTATTGGGATATGATAAACCCGTTATAGTAAGATATTTTTTATGGTGGAAAGATGTATTGACTGCTAACTTTGGTTACTCAGTAGCACTTAATAAGCCTATCAATGAATTTATAGGAAGTTATATTATGAATTCATTCAAAGTTAATATTGTAGGATTTGTTATAGCATTCTTAATCGCTATACCTATTGGAATTAAATCAGCAGTAAAGAAAAATACAAGATACGATAAGGTAGTAACAGTAATGTCTATGGTTGGAATTTCACTTCCTTCATTCTTTATGGCACTATTATTAGTATTATTATTTTCTGCAGTACTAAGAATCTTACCATTCTCAGGGATGATAGATCCTAGAGGAGTAAGGCCTGAGTATGTATATTATATCCTACCAGTTTCAGTAATCGTATTATCATCTCTTGCAGGTTTGATCAGATATATTAGAAACGCCATGATAGAAGTTTTAAAAGCTGATTATATCAGAACATCTAGAGCAAAGGGGTTATCAGAGAAAGTAGTTATATATAGACATGCATTTAAAAATGCATTAATTCCTGTAATTACAATTATTGGATTCTGGATTCCGGCATTATTTGGTGGATCTATCATCGTAGAGAAGATATTTGCATGGCCGGGAATGGGTCTTTTGATGAACCAGGCATATCAATTTAAAGATAGAGGAGTTTTATCTACTGTATTGTTATTCTTTGCAGTATTGACATTGTTTGCTAATTTATTTATCGATGTAGGTTATGCATTGGTAGATCCTAGAATAAAAGCAAGGAGGATAAAATAA